Genomic window (Nilaparvata lugens isolate BPH unplaced genomic scaffold, ASM1435652v1 scaffold7238, whole genome shotgun sequence):
aatcggagagcttcctgccctgcggACTCTTAAAAACACTccgtaaaggtgcgtacagactgtcgctctgctccgcaaccgaacgtcactccagcagagcgattgatgatcgaccggggagcatgagtggttcgaccggggaatgcgagaagatctaacatcttccgtaacgttcttgatgggtgcgtgggcggagcgactgtggttcgatggtggtacgatgGCGGTATGAGggtggtacgagggaggagcgtgctcggtgcggattggaagcgcgaatatgtgtacgcagcttatgaCTTGACCCTTACTCCCTCACTCCTGGTTTCTCAGTGGTGTCTTAATCATAGAGTAGAGGTAGCAATATcggggggaccgagctttgctctggagtgtatttgaatttgaatttgaatttattactcTTTGCATGTACACACTAAAGTTATTTGGCAATCGTcacatattacaaaatgaaatttcatattacaaaaataaaatcacaacAAAAGTCATTATGTCATAAAACACTTATCAGCCAGCCAgtccttcaattttttcttgagcTGCGGAAAATACAAAGCATAGAAATGCTAGGAAATAAAGCATATGAAtatgtaaaagcatagaaaatttgtaacgatagattgaatttatagtttatatttattcattttcttcagtctacaattatttttacagttatatgaggaggcacaacaggcttatgtccaaaactgtccctttcaaatttatactacagtccaaatcaaatctaggttaagctactattaCTCATcaaaatacatttattccaCTTAAATAAACAACACagcatcaattacaaatagaagactatgaattcgatttagaatgattatactatgtttgctacatattgttaatatactatgtactattctacactaacagcatctagttactttgttgactttctgaagtaaacatgttttctagaAAAAGAgaattaaacgaaaataagtttttctacaactgcgcgtaaaaaaagaatttacatactcaattttcctcgtaaaacagcttatttttgaggagaatctactttttcgctcgctaaccatccgcgcatgcgcagtaaattttctttaccctctcaaatcattcgcgcatgcgcagaagagtttctttacgctcgccaatcagctgatggtaagcaagctcgccaaaaggtcagatcttaacctaaacaGTCGGTAATTGTAATTTCGCCGAtaaaagtaatttaacaggtttgggcagttgtagaaaaaaatggtGTATGTAATTCGcacgtaatgcttctttatcgctcttgcaaaattatcacgctcggcttcgcgtcgcgtgataacgttttgcgcgagcgataaatcacgcattacgctcttaatacataaatagctattttcttGCTGAAtgtttcttctcgtgagatcagctaaatgatcccacacatgcacttgTTCACCCACTTCCATTatggtatcgacagacgacaaaatttccagctgttttttcaaggacgtatttatccgtttaatgtccttcagcaagttatcccagggttgagacctagtgcaatcgaattttcctataataaacctactttgttccaaatttcgtgataatcgttagagccgtttaagagatccggtcacatactacagatataaacatctaaacatataaacagaaattgctcgtttaatagtttAAGATATATCCCTTGGTGtagggtgtttatgttccaattttcactgtcaactcaagccgatagtcctagtagttatttttcgtgaagtttgtgacgctggtagtctctcatactgtgccgttcttacactctcacaccCGGCCAAAAccgtaataatagacagtagtcgacagtaatcggcttgagttgacaaaatatcgacttgaaatttggaacataaacaccttataccatgggatgatatcttcttatgctatctttactCTATTGTCAAACACTTAATTTATcttttttgtagttgagaagttgatattgtggtaattattcatattgaatgaaagagactaagaaattgtcaaaaaccacagataccaatggtgtaacaatggtgtaattaaccgaaaccggtctttcaaagtatcaataaatctgtagtttttgaacatttcttagggccggtttccgagctcgggatttagctaagtcctagactttaaacatctggagtcagaaaattggttttccaaaacggaacgtagtcgcagtcattgtcatagtcacgtttgaattaaatttcgaaaaactagaaaattgaacacaaaataaaataaggagaaaatagtgtaaagtttcagctattttgaattatttaggatgtctatttcgtcaaggaaaaacgtttccaatttttagaaaatgagaaaataaaaactacaactactgttataaaagctgcgactacgccccgttttggaaagccaatttctgactccactgtttaaagtctaggacttgactaaatcccgagctcggaaaccggtcctaagtatttttcatttaactTAATTTATCCATACATTActtcagtgaggtccacgttataatggaagtagttgattaacattggtgttgctatccttgtctatcattcgaaaaagccGATAGCGctttccttttctagctctgcaacgttgccagattggttttcaacaatgtagaattataatgttaatcaaatactgccattaaaacgtggaccccactatagtgaCTGATTAATTAGGACCCCAGATGTCATTTGATGTGTGCTTGTAGACGATACTATTATAGAGAACAGATAGCATAAGAATTTATCCGattgtttatgtttcaaatttcaagctgatttcttgttaactccaaatgattactgtcgattattagtGTTTTGGCTGGGTGAGAGTTTacgaacggcacagtatgagagacttccAGCCATCACATAGCTCTACGAATGTATGTAGAGCCGAAATGAAATGTATGTGCCGATGACACATCACACATTTGCAGCTCTCAGGATGCAAGTGGTTAGAAATAGAATCTTCATGAACATTAATGCCATAGCCCAGTACCTTTCTCAACTCAATTAggaattaatgaatcaaaatcccATTTTTACAGTTTAAACATAGAATAATTCAAGGATAATCAACTTATTAATGTACaggtaaatgaaaaaaaatgttaacgCAGCCTCATTTCGTGAAATTCCTAGGGGTTGCTCTTTCAGCATCTTTCTTGGGATTGCTATACTGATCAGCTCTGTGGGAGGATTGCATCTGGAGTCTTTACACTCCGACAAATTAGAGGATTCAATGATACCAAACTCGCAATGGCAGTCTACCACTCACTCATAATGTCACACATCCGCTATGCCATTATTGTGTGGGGTGGGTCGTGCCAGAATTTGGAGAGGGTGTTCAAGCTCCAAAAAAAAACTGTTAGAGCGATCAAAGGTATTATGCCTTTAGAGTCATGTAGGAACCACTTCAAAGAATTAGGCATACTAACCGTTCCCTCTATTTATACCTATGAGGAGATTATAGGTATAATAGAGGGAACGGTTAGTATGCCTAATTCTTTGAAGTGGTTCCTACATGACTCTAAAGGCATAATACCTTTGATCGCTCTCTATGCATGTTAGAAAAATACTATGACGGAAGCTGATTCGCATGGATACATACACGAAATAGAGGAGACTTTGCTTCACTGTATAACAGAACAGCTCTCTTTTGAGACAAAACCAACATATAGGGCCTTAAATTTATTATACAGCTTCctaatcatttgaaaaattgtgaagatgtcgatgtttttgaggagttgaaaattattttgttgcttggagtattctataccacagaagagtttgtgtgattttttttgtattactgtttgaattttccatttttgacaatttctatactctgattagagtctctgggaagctttaaaaacaaacaaacaaatagaACTACTATACTCCATACAAAATTAGTTTTGACTTGGAGGGATGTGCGAAGCAGAGAAATGAAGgaagatcagccaattacagtaaTGAATAGAGTTATAGAAAGAAAGGGCATTTGTCGATTAGACCCAGTCGACtcagtgctttcagagaggaaacatCGTATGCGTATCATAAGCAGTTGAACACTCTCTACGCTTGCCGCTTTACAGCACGGTAACATCGCCGCAGGTTGAAAATGTTAACCAGCCTCATTTCGTGAAATTCCTAGGGGTTGAAAATCCCTACGTTTCTCTGTTCCGCATATCCCTCCAagtcaaaattaattttgtatGTACTATtaataggactatcggcttcagttaacagagAAATTTGTAAcacaaacgccctataccatgtgatGATTTCTTCTTATGCCATCTTCTCTCTATGGTGATGGAGCCGTAGTTGCCATGTGATTTGTGTGCTTGTACACGATactatttaatttgaatgaagtattttatttgtaatgtaTGGCAgtctatttattgtattttaatgttGGTTTGTGTGTTTAAGGTGGAGCCGGGTGATGGATCTACATAAGGCGAACAGTGCGCAGTCAAGCGGCAGGGACGTAGTGACACTTTGCCACAGAGTTCGATCTTGAGGTTAGTACAGTCATGGTCTCACATGTTGATCCCTGCACCCATTTACCCCTTCGACAGCGGTTGGTCTCACATGTTGATCCCTGCACCCATTTACACCTTCGACAGCGGTTGGTCTCACATGTTGATCCCTGCACCCCTTCcactatttcaattcaatctaaTTTATAATAACATCCCATAAACATCTGACACTAGATAGGGGATAAGTAACACAACACAAAGACAAACTTATGAAGACTTTCCGGTTCTGACAATGAGGAAactttatataaaaatttatttatagggccggtttccgagcgcgggatttagctaagttctagactttgaacagctggagtcagaaaattggttttcgccacactgcacagaaagcagctgttttccagtccctacgtagatctgaaataccttgtttgcagacgacgtcagaaagggtttcttttccggtctaggcagAAAGTTGTCCTTTCCAGctgctcatggaagtagttaataagtcatccgctagatcgggcgagtgtccactttcatcatcagctgaagtcgccatgatttcagttccagtttcgaatcaaactaattcgcttcgcaaccagttttattcaatatttattgttgattagtgcatccgaattttcaaaatgcttgaagatgactgtggtattccaagtgaaattttaaaagaatctgaaatcctgactgcaaatcttctaccacaatcaagagataggtacgatagcttaacgagtattcttatttattttgcaagcaatacctgtagtgtagcgaaaaatatcgttcgcaccacgggcaaaaatgtttttccagctctcatcttttctagtcctcggccctacggcctcggacttgaaaaccgatttcgagctggaaaaatctcattttctgctctaggtgcgaaatatactatttccgaAACATAGTCGTATTATAGGGCATAGTCGTAGTTTTTTTATGTCtctatattttctcatttctataattggaaactttttttttccttgacgaatgaaacattcctaaataattcaaaatagctggaactttaacactattttctctttattttatttgttgtcaattttctagtttttcgaaattttattttaacgtggactatgactacgccccgtttcgggaagccaattttcagactccagctgtttaaagtctagaacttagctaaatcccgagctcgcaAAGCGGCccttagttttagtttatcagagattgacaatggtgtaaagCCTGGTCCACACACAACTATATGATCGCAGCAACCTGATTGCACGATATCGTTGCAATAAATTGTACATCGACGTTCGTCCACATGCAACGATTTTTTGCCCCAACTTCCTTCGCAATTTTGTTGGTCTTTCCTCTCTCCTTTTTTTCAGTTGTGATCAACATGGAGGAGATACTGTAGTGGTCCCTTTGTGTAATTGTTCGGCGAAAGTTGGGAGAAAGAGACAGTTCAAACCAAGAAGTAAGTGGTTACTGGATTGCAATTTAGTTTGATCGAAGCACTGTCTACACGCTACAACACCTGCCGCTCCAATCTGCCAGATTGGTGCAATCGTCGCCAGGTTGATCAAGTTTTCGATCAACCGTTCAACCCCGATATATCGCGATCAATCTAGCTCAATCGTATCGATCTTCCGTCCATACACTCCAATTATTGTAACAATATGGTCGGTACCGATCAGATTGGTGCAATATATCGTTGCGTGTGAACCAGCTTAACAACCAAAACCGGCTtttctaattttaataaaattgtggttttttgacaatttcttagactttttattaaatttatttaacaaccgaaaccggtctttctactttttataaaatctgtgttttttgacaatttcttagacttttaattaaatttaatttaccAACCGAAACCGGCCCTTCTACTTTTTataaaatctgtgtttttgacaatttcttagactttttatttatttgatttgataaatgaTTGGTTGATTGTTGGCAGGCAGAGGAGTACGTGCCGCTACCGAAGGGCGACGTgcaaagaagaaggaggtgattCGGACGGGACCTTGCATGACCTTGATGTGGCCAATGCGCGCCCGCAGGGAGGTCACGACATTCTCTCCATGATGGGCCAACTCATGAAGTCCAAGAAGACCGAGATCACTGGTAATTATCACTATAATCATagaaaacaatagcgtaagtagatatccatggtatggtaatttatgtcgcaacttttactgttatctcaagccgattctgtcgattattgtcaatttttactgtttcgttgggtgagagtgtaggaacggcacaatttgagagactaacagcgtcatacagctgcatgggaaagaactacgtgaactatcgctTAGGATAAcagtaaagttgcgacataaacgcctataccatgggatatctactttaACTATCGTTCTCTATGCTATATTCATTGTAGAATGATTAAATAAtccatactataataaaggaaagaactggctatAAAATGCATTATAGTCTGATATGTCAATGTTTGTTAATTAAGACCTCACTTTTTTGCGATGATACAATCGCCCGCACTCAAAAGGTGAAAATTTTGATTATCTAATTAAAGGAGCAGAAACCTGTTCGACTAAGCTTAATAAGTGGTTCAGTTATAATGGTCTGTCATTGAAGTCTAGTAAAACAACTATTGTGCCTTTTCAAACCCGAAGGGAAATTTCTATGTAAAACTTTAGTTTCAAGATTCAGATTCTTATTGCCAGAACAACTTTACATTGCATGAGCACGTccaaaaaacaataacaataatacaacacttgtgaaataaaagagaaattattatataaaattaagcATCAAGACAATAGAAATCgtacaatatatgaaatatgACAATAACAATTTGTCTTAGTTAGAAACAAACtacaattcatattaataataattaataagttattcagtttTACCAAAATTAAAAGGTACATGTTGCATAATAAGATTGATTATATTGAACACTGAAGATACTCATCCACCGAATAGTAGGCACTCtctgtcaatttattttttaaaatctgttGAATTTATAGATTGGCAGCTCTCTAATTTCTAAAGAAATTGTTATAATTTTgtcttgttgaaaaaatatggcTATTTCTTGTCTTGGAGAGTCTAATTTGAGGCAGTGATAGTCATTCCACGTCGGGTGGAGTAGAATGATTGGCTCCCAGACGCGGaaaagattttattcattttaacatATAGCAGgtatgaagaataaagagagaAGGGAACGTTAAATGTTCAGACTTCGAAAACTCTCTTTACAAGACCTCTGTTCTTCAAGTTATCATACTCTCACTGCCTTTTTTGCCAAATAAACCTTTGTTGCATGCAAGAGTTGCACCCAGAGACGAATTCCATAGGAGATGAGGGATTGGAAAAGTCCATAATACCCGAGTAACAAAGATTCAGCATTCAAAGACAACTTGACTCTCCTAAGAAGAAAAAACACTCTGGAGAGTCTCCTGCACAAAACTCAAGATGAGGCTCCCAACCCAATCTTCTCTCCAATGTAAACCCAACAGTTTGACATATTCTAGACATTAGTATCCTCAGGCGGAGCCCTAAGGGAGAAGCATATATATTCAGTCTTACtctcataaatgatttgattcaaACCATATTTTGCAGAGTTAGGGCTCCCAACATCTTAgatttactttttcataattttggtAGAGGATATCACTGGTcgtgtcatcagcatataaaCAGATAACGTTGGAATGTTATAATACAGaccattaataaaaataagaaaagaaAAGGGCCCAAAACAGAACCTTGTGGGACACCTGCCACAACATCTCTAAAGCCAGAACATTACTATTAATAACAACCCTTTGCTTCCGATCAGATAGGTATGATTTTATCAGcttcactcattctctctcactccataGAAGTAGAGCTTGTCATAAAGGATATCAAAGGGTaaacaatcaaaagctttggtgAGATCAATTAAGGCTGCTGCTACTATGTTTTTATTCTCAAAGTTTTGGAGGACTTGATTCCGATACCACCTTGAAACCCTGAGATGCAGCCACTTTTCTGGGATTGTTATTggatagtgatatgaagtgCAAGTCACACTTTTCGGAACTTTTGAAGAAGCTGAGTAGAGCAACTTTTGCAGTTGGTGAAATCTCGAGAGTTTCTGTTACAGGAGCAGCTTTAATTGTGTAACATTCCTATTTTGTATCCCATCTCTGCTTTGGCATTATTTTTTGGGGCAGGGCGCCTGAGTTTGAAGCTATTTTCAGGGCTCGAAAGAAGGTTTTGAAGTGAATCTTTGGCCTGACAGATAGGTGTTCTTGTAGACCATTTAGGGAACATTTGCCTTCTCACAGCGCTAGCTATTTGTATAAGAGCTGGCTCTTTTTGTATTTAGAAACTGGGAACCGTTTTATGGATAGACGAGTCGCACATAGATATAAACTCGATTCGGTGGATCAGCTATCCAGAGCATAGACTGCTCTTTGAGAAAAACCTTATTAGACATAAAAGTTTTCAACGCCCTACCACATCTTATCAAAGAGAGTGCTTCTCTGATATatttaagaataaattgaaagcTATTTTCGTGAGGATATGTCCCTCTAAAATTgatgattttcgagaaaaatttCTCTATAGCTTGctaatattttaaattgatattcaACATTATGCCCGTTTTTCAGTCGtttcataaactgtttatccatTCAATCAACTTTATTGAACCGATAAACCTAAGAAATGCGTTTCTAGAACGCTCATaaacttttttaaattcataaaataacttaattatacaatgtgcagtgataattaagtgtaatatttaactatatttggtgtttaatttttataattttaaatttgcatctcatatttatttttggacgaaagtttagcttgaacttcttacagaagaaacataacctattttttgacatgtaatcaaaatttgggaatggaatattttgggccaagccttgttccttcccaatcatatttatatgatttgttattgtatccacgtcataataaataaataaatatcagtaTGTTTAATGTTAGTACTCTATTTATATTATAGGTGtcatttatcattcattattcatgttttgttatcattgtttacatttattatttataccatacaatatcattctcaacattTAGAATAGTTGTGACATTTCATAAATCACTGGAGCTCTGATCTGCTATGTGGTTTtatgtgaaattataaaataaaacattatttagatagatagatagataggctgcctttattttaacctgcagggcgaagttagggcgcagctggccctctctcccacttaaccctcctatacaattctaatgcatctacatcacaacataaggaaataatctcttaaataataataagtaatatgatagaaaaaaatgtatataaatcaataatgaaagaaaaaaatttcatttaatttagtagaatatattttagactgaaagaaaaaaaagttagaaaatagagttaaaaaagaaaaattttttgattttcaagCAAGAAACAAGAAATTTCACGCAAACACACACCTTTCACACACGCATACACACCTCATCCTATGCCCGATCGCCCTCCCTCAGCCCACTCAAGACCTCCGCGCCGAACGTGTCCGCCTCTCCACACTCCTCAAAAGATGCGGGTAAGCTATTCCACAGTCTGCAAAGCAGTCACACAGAACGACCTATTATATGTCACAGTGTGATGGATGGGAATGCTCAACAGGCTTGCGCCATGCCTCGTATCTCTTCTGTTGATTCCTGCGAGTCAACAGAAGAGATACGAGGCATGGCGCAAGCCTGTTGAGCATTCCCATCCATCGCACTGTGACATATAATAGGTCGTTCTGTGTGACTGCTTGCAGACTGTGGAATAGCTTACCCGCATCtttgtgtttattttttattcttacaaaaaatCTAGGAGTGCAACAGGCCACTAACAGtattatgttaaattatgtGTGTTTGTTGGCAGATAAACTGCGTAAAGAGATCAACAAGGTTGTGAACAAGTACATAGACGATGGCGTTGCTGAGCTGGTGCCCGGGGTGTTGTTCATAGACGAGGTGCATATGTTGGACATTGAGACGTTCACCTACCTGCACCGTGCGCTCGAGTCGGCCATTGCACCCATTGTCATATTCGCCACCAACAGGGGCCGGTCGCTTGTCAGGTAACTGCATTGATCGAATTATCAGTTCGACGATATGACTTTTTTGCCACTACTTGGGACAGGTCGCTTGTCAGTTGTCAGGTAACTGCATTGATCGAATTATCAGTTCGACGATATGACTTTTTTGCCAATACTTGGGACAGGTCGCTTGTCAGTTGTCAGGTAACTGTATTGGTCGAATTATCAGTTCGACGATATGACTTTTTTGCCACTACTTGGGACAGGTCGCTTGTCAGTTGTCAGGTAACTGCATTGATCAAATTATCAGTTCGACGATATGTCGAGGTAATTTAAACTCAAGGTAAATTATAACTCTTATGTTCAGCAGGGTATGTGtcacaactatagtgaggtccaccttataatgacagtagttgatcaactttgtttttgctatccttctatcattcgacaaaagccggtggtactatccttttctaggtccacaacggtatcaattatgtttttgacagtgtagaaatatcattaattaattcagagaatcggcatcgctattcttctatctttatccactgtcattataacgtggacctcactatacagagttatcataaaagaatgtgcggttttcgaacatggtttaaagaaaaaccaaatacttacagttgatgttgtttattcatctaatttgtcgtctcagcagttttttacataattgaTAGATTTAATATGTGCGCCTTTAGTCGTTCGACAAAATatccaaacgataatcaatttctctccgATCATTCGCTAACATTCATTTgttatggttgtcattgcttcattaatcctgtttttaagtggttcagtagatttttttcttgtaattttacatcaaaaacattgttttatCCACAGAAATCGCGAACGGAACCACTTTAAAACAGGATTAAAGAACCAATGACAACCATAATCGAAGAAATGTTTCGAATGTTagagagaaatttattatcGTTTGGACATTTGTCGAGCGACTAAGGGCGCACGTAATTGAAAGTTATAATCATGTAAAAAAACTGTTTCAGTCGACAAATTAGGTGCATAAAAAAAACTTAACTGTAAGTCTTTGTTTTTCTTTAAAcatgttcgaaaccgcaccattcttttatgataactctGTATAATACTAGAGGTAGGATAAACTAGTCTTGAGGTTTTGCCACTATGCAAATACTCAGAAAACTTTCTATTACATTTCTCTGAAACTTTTCAATGCCTTGCCtgagatataaaaaaattaccATTTAAAATATTCACGAATAGAGTTTAAACGATTTCTGTTGACGAATCCAATTTATGAAATAGAAGACTTCTATGACGTAGTAGACAATATATGCTTGATAACAAATAGGTATTCTTATGAGTGAACTAGTCAATGATATTTCTTATGAGTGTGTTTTACTTATATTGTTATGAAAATAAgtatattttatgtttataatttattgtaatgacTTCTTGCTGTAATAATTCGATTCAATTTATCATTGACATTTGTAATGCAATTGATGTTCTCATTAACTGCTGCAATAAATATTTGACTTTGTCTTATTTGCCACTTATTGGGGCCGGTCGCTTGTCAGGTAACTGCATTGACGAATTATCAGTTCGACGATGTCTATTCTGAGCACACCAGAAATAACATTGTAGGTGATTTTCAGGTGACCCAAATGATAAGTCTCTGACAATTTATTCTGTAAGAATAGTTGATGAATGTTCAAACAGTTTTCCTTTCCATTAATTCTCTGTGCCGGTGTTGATGAAAATTTCAACACCAAAGTAATGAAAACTGTAAATATCCAACccagaaacacatttttggTTGTAGGAAATTCATACCATTGGGACAGTGGccgggttgcacaaaagcaaCCCGGTTCCTATTTGTCAGATTAACAAACAGTTCCTATTATCAGATTAGTTGAAGAGTGacatataaatattgaataccACTAGTTAAAAATACGATTACAgtcaaaaataaaagaattaataaattttaaagaatgattGTGATCAGGGGAGCCTTGcttccaataaaattatttgtgcttacaagaaaatttcaactataAGCTTCATAAATTAATTAAGACTGTGTCTATAGATATGAATCTaaaaagaagtaataattaagtttgctctttGCAATGAAGCTATGAAATGTGATGTACTTGGGCTTTTTaggtggggtggtgtggattttgAAAtaaggagaattgaaaattctaaatgcaatctttacctggctcagtcaattccctataggataattatTGAATCTGTAACCaaaaaactcactcctacactgaacactgtccaaaatccaagagactaagAGAGACTAAACTCGCAAGACATGGTCTGCCTGCAATAATACAAGCCACccgattttccacccctcatcaccttcgccctctagctccgcctacactcAACTCTTCAGcctaatattctgcttacaaaactgaattcaaa
Coding sequences:
- the LOC120356606 gene encoding ruvB-like helicase 1; protein product: MAVYHSLIMSHIRYAIIVWGGSCQNLERVFKLQKKTVRAIKGEQCAVKRQGRSDTLPQSSILRQRSTCRYRRATCKEEGGDSDGTLHDLDVANARPQGGHDILSMMGQLMKSKKTEITDKLRKEINKVVNKYIDDGVAELVPGVLFIDEVHMLDIETFTYLHRALESAIAPIVIFATNRGRSLVR